A DNA window from Paenibacillus sp. HWE-109 contains the following coding sequences:
- a CDS encoding MgtC/SapB family protein, whose product MTDAAANVWQLGHWDLFVRMVLATVLGGLVGIEREWNNHAAGFRTHILVCLGSTTIMLLSIYGFSDFVAESNVRVDPARLAAQVISGIGFLGAGAILRNGSVIKGLTTAASVWVVAAIGLCVGAGFLFVAFLCTFFVIISLYVLNKWEKHLMRHRKNVEVKCTIIDIPGVLGKVASKFGEQGIQIANVKMMPDEHAPPEAGGMPTMQLCFTVKNHQEENIVQALEEIKALDMVLWTESSYLPAMKPAIQVTGKNSTNL is encoded by the coding sequence TTGACTGACGCCGCTGCTAATGTTTGGCAACTTGGTCATTGGGATTTGTTCGTACGCATGGTCCTCGCCACAGTTTTGGGCGGATTGGTCGGCATCGAGCGGGAGTGGAACAACCATGCGGCAGGGTTCCGCACCCATATTCTCGTCTGTCTCGGCTCGACCACCATTATGCTGCTTTCGATTTACGGTTTCTCCGACTTTGTTGCCGAATCCAACGTCCGGGTCGACCCTGCCCGTCTAGCCGCTCAGGTGATCAGCGGGATCGGCTTTTTGGGTGCGGGCGCGATTCTGCGCAACGGGTCTGTCATCAAAGGGCTCACGACCGCGGCTTCGGTTTGGGTTGTGGCGGCAATCGGCCTTTGCGTCGGAGCGGGGTTTTTGTTTGTCGCATTTCTGTGTACGTTTTTCGTCATTATCAGTCTATACGTGCTGAACAAGTGGGAGAAACATTTGATGCGCCACCGCAAAAATGTTGAGGTCAAGTGTACGATTATCGATATACCAGGCGTTCTTGGGAAGGTTGCTTCCAAATTCGGCGAACAAGGGATCCAAATCGCCAACGTCAAAATGATGCCGGATGAACACGCGCCGCCTGAGGCTGGGGGTATGCCTACGATGCAACTCTGCTTCACGGTCAAAAATCATCAAGAAGAAAATATCGTCCAGGCGCTGGAAGAAATTAAGGCACTGGACATGGTGCTATGGACGGAATCCAGTTATTTGCCTGCTATGAAACCGGCTATTCAGGTAACCGGAAAAAATTCGACGAATCTATGA
- a CDS encoding SGNH/GDSL hydrolase family protein, whose protein sequence is MTGTRTILCFGDSNTWGADPQNRGVRYPADVRWTGVLRKELGDGYDIVEEGLPGRTTVWTDPIDGIMSGKEYLPSCLLSHRPLDLVVIMLGTNDLKERFSVSALDIAMSTLSLAGLVKTTFSRPGITLVPHVLILVPPPIKETGLFADMFKGGEEKSKQLGEAFAMLSPYTDASIMDASTVIVSSDADGIHFEAEQHRKLGSAVAETIKSMLVES, encoded by the coding sequence ATGACCGGCACGAGAACGATCTTATGCTTTGGAGATTCAAATACATGGGGGGCCGATCCGCAAAATCGAGGAGTTCGGTATCCGGCGGATGTTCGGTGGACGGGCGTACTGCGTAAGGAACTGGGAGACGGCTACGACATTGTCGAGGAAGGATTGCCCGGGAGGACGACAGTGTGGACGGATCCGATCGATGGAATCATGAGTGGAAAAGAGTACTTGCCGTCCTGCCTGCTGTCTCACAGGCCGCTTGATCTTGTCGTGATCATGCTCGGAACGAATGATTTGAAAGAGCGGTTTTCCGTCTCGGCGCTGGATATCGCGATGAGCACCCTGTCGCTTGCCGGACTCGTAAAAACGACTTTTTCAAGGCCGGGGATTACGTTAGTCCCTCATGTTCTGATTCTAGTTCCGCCGCCAATCAAGGAAACTGGATTATTCGCAGACATGTTCAAGGGCGGGGAAGAGAAGTCCAAACAATTGGGCGAGGCATTCGCAATGCTTAGTCCGTATACCGACGCTTCTATCATGGATGCTTCGACTGTGATCGTTTCCAGTGATGCAGACGGCATTCATTTCGAAGCGGAACAACACCGGAAGCTCGGAAGTGCCGTTGCGGAAACAATAAAAAGTATGTTGGTGGAGTCATAA
- a CDS encoding carbohydrate ABC transporter permease: protein MLSSGKLYQWTINIVMLAFTCFCIMPFWLLLSASLTDDMEIIRHGYAFFPRVVSFSAYEYIWTNSANILRAYGITILVTVVGTAAGLTLTALLAYPLSRTEMPFRKILSFYVFFTMLFNGGLVPTYLLYTNFFNLKNTILALIIPSLLMNGFFVILMRTFFASSIPKPIIESAYIDGAKEWKIFATIVLPLSTPVLATVGMFYTIMYWNDWFNGLIYITDSRYFSLQNMLNRILLDAQFLQSSTEIVATSHLPLTSMRMAIAAIGVVPLLVAYPFFQKYFVKGLTVGAVKG from the coding sequence ATGCTATCATCCGGTAAACTTTATCAATGGACGATCAACATCGTTATGCTGGCATTTACATGTTTCTGCATCATGCCATTCTGGTTGCTGCTCTCCGCTTCTCTTACGGACGACATGGAAATCATTCGCCATGGATATGCTTTCTTCCCGAGAGTCGTTAGTTTTTCGGCATACGAATATATATGGACGAACTCAGCTAATATACTGCGCGCTTATGGAATTACGATTCTCGTGACGGTAGTCGGAACGGCTGCAGGATTGACGCTAACGGCGTTGCTTGCCTATCCGCTGTCACGGACTGAGATGCCATTTCGCAAGATACTGTCCTTCTACGTATTTTTCACGATGCTGTTTAACGGAGGTCTTGTGCCGACCTACCTGTTATACACCAATTTCTTCAATTTGAAAAATACGATACTGGCGCTGATCATTCCGAGCCTGTTGATGAATGGTTTTTTCGTCATCCTGATGCGAACGTTCTTTGCAAGCTCGATTCCGAAGCCGATCATCGAATCGGCCTATATCGACGGGGCGAAGGAATGGAAAATTTTCGCGACAATCGTATTGCCGTTATCGACGCCGGTATTGGCTACGGTCGGGATGTTTTATACGATTATGTACTGGAACGATTGGTTTAACGGACTGATTTACATTACCGACAGCCGGTACTTCAGCCTTCAAAACATGCTCAATCGGATTTTACTTGATGCGCAATTTTTGCAGTCATCGACGGAGATTGTCGCGACAAGTCATCTTCCGCTGACCTCCATGCGCATGGCCATAGCCGCGATCGGGGTCGTTCCGCTGCTGGTCGCATACCCATTCTTTCAGAAGTATTTCGTAAAAGGCCTGACGGTTGGCGCTGTCAAAGGTTGA
- a CDS encoding ABC transporter permease — protein sequence MKASKMSVLRLEMRKAKKYRMLVLMTLPGLLYFLINNYLPMFGIVIAFKNVNFARGIWGSEWIGFKNFEYLFKTKDAYIITRNTLLYNLSFIFLNTAIAISLAILLTEIRKRILSRAYQTMILLPYLISMVIVGYLVLGFLDVEKGFMNKTLLPLFGLEPISWYSETKYWPWILTIVHAWKGVGQLCIIYLAAIIGIDQEYYEAAKIDGANRWQQIRTITIPLIAPVITIMTLLAIGRIFYSDFGLFFQVPLNTGALMPVTNTIDTYVYRALINMGDIGMSSAAGLYQALVGFVLVLASNAVVRKFNKDNALF from the coding sequence ATGAAGGCAAGCAAAATGTCGGTGTTGCGGCTTGAGATGAGGAAGGCGAAAAAATACCGGATGCTCGTGCTCATGACGCTGCCGGGGCTACTCTACTTTCTCATCAATAATTATTTGCCGATGTTCGGCATCGTCATCGCGTTCAAAAACGTCAATTTCGCGAGGGGCATATGGGGTAGCGAGTGGATCGGTTTTAAGAACTTTGAGTATTTGTTTAAGACGAAGGATGCATACATCATCACCCGCAACACGCTATTGTACAATCTCTCTTTCATTTTCTTGAATACGGCAATCGCGATTTCCCTTGCGATCCTGCTGACTGAAATCCGTAAGCGCATTTTATCGAGAGCGTACCAAACGATGATCCTGCTTCCGTACTTGATCTCCATGGTGATCGTCGGTTACCTCGTGCTTGGTTTCCTGGACGTCGAAAAAGGCTTCATGAACAAGACTCTGCTCCCCTTGTTTGGCCTAGAGCCTATCTCTTGGTATAGCGAAACGAAATACTGGCCGTGGATCCTGACGATCGTACACGCCTGGAAAGGCGTAGGACAGCTTTGCATCATCTACTTGGCTGCGATTATCGGCATCGATCAAGAGTACTATGAGGCGGCCAAAATAGACGGCGCGAACCGATGGCAGCAAATCCGTACGATAACGATTCCGCTCATTGCGCCGGTTATTACGATTATGACGCTGCTTGCGATCGGGCGCATTTTCTATTCCGACTTCGGCTTGTTCTTCCAAGTGCCGCTTAACACGGGCGCCTTAATGCCGGTCACGAACACGATTGATACGTATGTGTACCGCGCGCTGATCAATATGGGTGACATCGGGATGTCGTCGGCCGCAGGCTTGTATCAAGCGCTCGTCGGATTTGTTCTGGTACTGGCTTCCAATGCGGTCGTGAGAAAATTCAACAAAGACAATGCACTGTTCTAG
- a CDS encoding ABC transporter substrate-binding protein, which produces MKKRMKSAAILLISVMTTSALVTACSSGSGNQPNASGAPGLSGSAKPDLKPVELTMVFPVASEQKDLKAVQEKINKITQEKINATVKLVQITKGAWAQQTTLMLSGNEKMDLIVSGRGTYEQQAAKGNYLELDDYIAKYGQGAQKALNDLDPAILKAARINGKTYGITSIRDLANDFGISMRKDLVDKYKIDTKAIRSLDDLDAVFKVIKENEPDVIPVTKFANSILGSPFSLGMMDPLGDGFGVLPAHDNGMKVVNWQETSEYAKLLDTTRRWYLAGYVAKDAATNNEIWQNLMKAGKVFSTFHHMSPFSEAANSLSVGKDLVEVRLLPAVATTTNITGYMWSIPRNTQNPERSMMLLNLMYTDKDFINLLDWGIEGQHYVKKSDNVIDFPQGVNASNSGYYPYQNWLFGNMFLSYLFNGEDPDRNKKLAEFIKNSKKSKALGFTYNPESVKTEIAALTNVANQYALALETGTVDPAKILPEYIKQMKAAGVDKVIAEKQKQLDAWAAANK; this is translated from the coding sequence ATGAAGAAAAGAATGAAGAGCGCTGCAATACTTCTGATTTCGGTAATGACAACGTCTGCTCTGGTCACGGCATGCAGCTCGGGCTCGGGCAACCAACCGAATGCGAGCGGAGCTCCCGGACTGTCGGGCAGCGCGAAGCCTGACCTGAAGCCCGTTGAACTGACGATGGTATTTCCGGTTGCCAGCGAGCAGAAAGACTTGAAAGCCGTACAAGAAAAAATTAACAAGATTACGCAGGAAAAAATCAATGCGACCGTGAAGCTCGTTCAGATCACGAAAGGCGCCTGGGCGCAGCAAACCACACTGATGCTGTCCGGCAACGAGAAAATGGACCTCATCGTAAGCGGCCGGGGCACGTATGAGCAGCAAGCGGCCAAGGGCAACTATCTTGAGCTTGACGACTACATTGCCAAATACGGTCAAGGCGCCCAAAAAGCGCTGAACGATCTGGATCCGGCTATCCTAAAAGCGGCCAGGATCAACGGGAAAACATACGGGATAACGAGTATCCGGGACCTGGCGAACGACTTCGGCATCTCTATGCGCAAGGATCTTGTGGACAAGTACAAAATCGATACGAAAGCGATCAGATCGCTGGACGATCTTGACGCCGTATTCAAGGTGATCAAGGAGAATGAGCCAGATGTGATTCCGGTGACCAAGTTTGCCAACTCGATTCTCGGCAGCCCTTTCTCCCTTGGCATGATGGATCCTTTGGGAGATGGCTTCGGTGTGCTGCCGGCGCACGATAACGGGATGAAGGTGGTTAATTGGCAGGAAACTTCGGAATATGCCAAGCTGCTGGATACGACAAGAAGATGGTATTTGGCCGGATATGTTGCTAAAGATGCGGCAACCAATAATGAAATTTGGCAAAATTTGATGAAGGCGGGAAAAGTCTTCTCGACGTTCCACCATATGAGTCCATTTAGCGAAGCGGCAAATTCCTTAAGTGTAGGAAAAGATTTGGTCGAGGTGCGCCTGCTGCCGGCTGTCGCGACCACTACCAACATCACCGGGTATATGTGGAGCATTCCCAGAAACACGCAGAACCCTGAAAGGTCTATGATGCTGCTTAATTTGATGTATACAGACAAAGATTTTATCAATTTGCTCGACTGGGGAATCGAAGGGCAGCATTACGTAAAAAAATCGGATAATGTCATCGATTTCCCGCAGGGCGTCAACGCTTCGAACAGCGGCTATTACCCTTACCAAAACTGGCTATTCGGAAATATGTTCCTCTCCTATTTGTTCAACGGGGAAGATCCGGACCGTAACAAGAAGCTGGCGGAATTCATTAAGAACTCGAAAAAATCGAAAGCGCTCGGCTTCACTTACAATCCGGAGTCTGTTAAGACGGAAATCGCGGCTCTTACGAATGTGGCGAACCAGTACGCTCTCGCTTTGGAGACCGGCACGGTGGATCCCGCTAAGATATTGCCTGAGTATATCAAGCAAATGAAAGCGGCGGGCGTCGACAAGGTCATTGCCGAGAAGCAAAAGCAGCTTGACGCTTGGGCAGCGGCCAATAAATAA
- a CDS encoding response regulator → MYRLLIVDDEEFIANGIKASVNWSKFGIIHVSVANNARQAKEKFSEHPFDMMICDIEMPQGSGLELFEWVREKHPWTECVFLTCHADFQYAKKAIHLGSFEYLLKPAPPEELEQVMTEMIKKISKDRKSSSIVIERFWQDVLQQVIPSTPDKIMEAIGKHNIPYTSRMKFLPILIGIQHWKKELSARDAQIMEYALTNALEELVIHQVAAAHIVRVKANQLLVVFSTEHVIEASGEKFRKELIQRCSLFIETCNRYFYCHLSCYIGQPSEIHGVRDMVENLVALRKTQVNAVDRVVLIDEKMANETPFPMPPMRLWSELIKQGDKQKLMAESQDFLESLKGIEGLNSKSLQQFYLSFLQMVLHTLQQKGLYTDDTLADHFAPERISSAAESVKNLQDWVTDVLEFAMTSIEALGSNETVVEKIKRYISANIDQEMSRQYIADYIGLSPDHIVKLFKKETGLSISEYILKERIDLAKELLAKSDTSISNVALAVGFANFSYFSTLFKKEVLMTPQEYRKRFSSSM, encoded by the coding sequence ATGTACCGGTTATTGATTGTGGACGACGAAGAATTTATCGCGAACGGCATTAAGGCAAGCGTGAACTGGTCAAAATTCGGCATCATTCACGTATCTGTAGCGAACAATGCACGTCAAGCGAAGGAAAAGTTTAGTGAACATCCGTTCGACATGATGATATGCGATATCGAGATGCCGCAAGGAAGCGGACTCGAACTCTTTGAGTGGGTACGGGAAAAGCATCCTTGGACGGAGTGTGTCTTTCTGACTTGCCATGCCGACTTTCAATACGCGAAAAAAGCGATCCATCTAGGGAGTTTCGAGTATTTGCTCAAGCCTGCGCCACCCGAAGAGCTGGAGCAAGTCATGACGGAGATGATCAAGAAAATAAGCAAAGACCGGAAATCATCATCGATCGTCATCGAGCGGTTCTGGCAGGATGTGCTGCAGCAGGTCATTCCATCCACGCCTGATAAAATTATGGAGGCTATCGGAAAGCACAATATACCGTATACGAGCAGGATGAAGTTTTTACCCATTTTGATCGGTATCCAACACTGGAAAAAAGAACTGAGCGCTCGCGATGCCCAAATTATGGAGTACGCGCTAACGAACGCCTTGGAGGAATTGGTCATCCATCAAGTTGCCGCGGCTCACATCGTTCGCGTCAAGGCCAATCAGTTATTGGTGGTGTTTTCTACGGAACATGTGATAGAGGCGAGCGGAGAGAAGTTCCGCAAAGAGCTCATACAACGCTGCAGTTTGTTCATCGAGACGTGTAACCGATATTTTTATTGCCATTTGTCCTGCTATATCGGTCAACCGTCGGAGATACACGGCGTGCGCGATATGGTTGAAAATTTGGTGGCGCTTCGAAAGACTCAAGTGAACGCCGTCGACCGGGTCGTGCTTATCGACGAGAAAATGGCAAATGAAACGCCTTTTCCCATGCCTCCGATGAGATTATGGTCCGAGCTGATCAAGCAGGGGGACAAGCAGAAGCTGATGGCTGAGTCACAAGATTTTCTGGAGTCGCTTAAGGGGATCGAAGGGCTGAACTCGAAAAGCCTGCAGCAGTTTTATTTAAGCTTCCTGCAGATGGTTCTGCATACGCTTCAGCAGAAAGGGTTGTATACGGACGATACTTTAGCGGATCATTTCGCGCCGGAACGTATTTCGTCTGCCGCCGAGAGCGTCAAGAATCTGCAAGACTGGGTAACGGACGTCCTCGAATTTGCAATGACTTCCATCGAAGCGCTTGGTTCGAACGAGACAGTGGTGGAAAAGATCAAGCGGTATATATCGGCGAATATCGATCAGGAGATGTCCAGACAGTACATTGCCGACTACATTGGTCTCAGTCCCGACCACATTGTCAAGCTTTTCAAAAAGGAAACAGGTCTCTCGATATCGGAGTATATTCTGAAAGAAAGGATCGATCTTGCGAAAGAACTACTGGCCAAATCGGATACTTCGATAAGCAACGTCGCTTTGGCGGTAGGCTTCGCTAATTTCTCTTATTTCTCCACCCTCTTCAAGAAGGAAGTCTTGATGACGCCTCAAGAATATCGGAAAAGATTCTCTTCCAGTATGTAA
- a CDS encoding sensor histidine kinase, translating into MRKPPGTIFNSLRFKLITGLMLIMLPIVLFLFYTNFYSIQVVRNQVAQSNSNMISLYMGLIDKSLGDIDSYLLKYASEVTGLYVLDRSPEIDIDLYKMERIWQFKQLVNNVTYYEGLDYFFIYSPNNNDLVFAPKQTGSADADNQPIKDALVSLIDDGQSAESFQTGRWSVFRANKKDYLLYTIKVGGLYIGAGVNTQDVTGPLNLLDLGADGRALLVDGNHKPLKDESFFREQGIDLTYTSKSYRLSGFDKGYLVIGEHSGKGDFGLVAVVPDQSILQKLPYLQRIISLLAAGTVLILLLAFFFMRRVVLRPINRIVLAMRRVKEGHLEMRIAKEPTSNEFELMNEMFNSMVTDIQKLKIDVYEEQLINQKAELKHLQLQVNPHFFLNSLNVVYYLAQERKYGLIQELSLSLIRYFRFMFRSHTDHVLVRDELGHTKNYLNIQKIRFPGSLTYTITVPDDLLDCCIPPLIIQSFAENTIKHAVNTDEPTHIEISIEQDTRNDEERLHIRIRDTGMGYEDEVLEKLRQEIKLTTEEGEHIGIWNARQRLRLLYRGRAIIGFSNDNGAVVDIFLPIMKG; encoded by the coding sequence ATGAGAAAACCACCTGGTACAATATTCAATTCGCTCCGATTTAAGCTGATCACGGGACTCATGCTTATTATGCTGCCGATTGTTCTCTTCCTGTTTTATACAAACTTCTATTCGATCCAGGTTGTTCGCAACCAGGTCGCGCAATCTAACAGCAACATGATCAGCCTCTATATGGGGTTGATTGACAAGTCGTTAGGCGACATTGACAGCTATTTGCTGAAGTATGCCTCGGAGGTAACAGGATTGTACGTTCTGGACCGATCTCCTGAGATCGATATTGATTTGTATAAAATGGAACGTATTTGGCAATTCAAACAACTAGTGAATAATGTGACTTACTACGAGGGACTCGACTATTTTTTCATATATTCGCCCAATAACAATGATTTGGTATTTGCTCCCAAGCAGACAGGCTCGGCTGACGCCGACAACCAGCCTATAAAGGATGCCCTCGTCTCGCTTATTGATGACGGGCAATCGGCAGAGAGTTTTCAGACCGGGAGATGGTCTGTATTTCGCGCTAATAAAAAGGATTATTTGTTATATACCATAAAGGTTGGTGGTTTATATATCGGGGCTGGCGTAAATACGCAGGATGTGACGGGGCCGCTCAATCTTTTGGATCTCGGTGCCGATGGGAGAGCGCTGCTGGTCGATGGCAACCACAAGCCGCTAAAGGACGAATCATTTTTTAGAGAACAGGGAATCGATCTTACTTATACGTCTAAGTCGTACCGTTTAAGCGGTTTCGATAAAGGGTATCTGGTGATCGGAGAGCATTCCGGCAAAGGGGATTTCGGACTGGTCGCTGTGGTTCCCGATCAAAGCATTCTCCAGAAGCTGCCTTATTTGCAGAGGATTATATCACTACTTGCGGCAGGGACCGTCTTGATCTTACTGCTTGCCTTCTTTTTCATGAGGAGAGTTGTACTCCGTCCGATTAACCGAATCGTACTGGCCATGCGCAGGGTCAAAGAGGGTCACTTGGAGATGCGAATAGCGAAGGAGCCGACCTCTAACGAATTCGAACTGATGAACGAGATGTTCAACAGCATGGTGACCGACATTCAGAAGCTGAAAATCGACGTCTATGAGGAGCAGTTGATCAATCAGAAAGCGGAGCTGAAGCATTTGCAGCTGCAAGTCAACCCGCACTTCTTTTTGAACAGTCTGAATGTCGTTTATTATTTGGCCCAGGAGAGGAAATACGGGTTGATTCAAGAGCTTTCCCTCTCATTAATCAGATATTTCCGCTTCATGTTTCGCAGCCATACGGATCATGTTCTAGTTCGGGACGAGCTGGGTCATACGAAAAATTATTTGAACATCCAGAAGATCCGGTTTCCGGGAAGCTTGACGTACACCATCACCGTTCCGGATGACCTGCTCGATTGTTGTATTCCCCCGCTGATCATTCAAAGCTTTGCAGAAAACACGATTAAGCATGCGGTCAACACAGACGAGCCTACCCATATCGAGATTTCAATCGAACAGGATACCCGGAATGATGAGGAACGGCTTCATATCCGCATTCGCGATACGGGCATGGGTTATGAGGACGAGGTGCTCGAGAAGCTGAGACAAGAGATCAAGCTGACGACTGAAGAAGGTGAGCATATCGGGATTTGGAATGCCCGGCAAAGACTGCGGCTGTTGTACAGGGGGCGGGCGATCATCGGGTTTTCAAACGATAACGGCGCCGTTGTCGATATTTTTTTGCCGATCATGAAAGGATAG
- a CDS encoding carbohydrate ABC transporter permease — translation MNRRLYSVSTLVVLIVVAIFFLFPIYMAILNSFKTQGEMYASVLGLPTKFHFENYVQAFKKANMLESGWNTVVVTVTGICGIVLCSSLAGYKLSRTRGALSNAIFMLFVSSMLIPFQTIMVTLTKMAKNLGLQGTPFGLGVVCAGLGVSMAVFLYHGFVKGIPRELDESAKIDGCGEVKTFFSIILPLLLPITFTIVILNLLWLWNDFLLPVLMLTDFHKYTLVLTINMFFGKYSREWSLILASLILSSIPIVIIFAIFQRWIIQGITEGAVKG, via the coding sequence GTGAACAGACGGCTGTATTCCGTATCAACCCTTGTGGTGCTGATCGTTGTGGCCATCTTCTTCCTATTCCCAATTTATATGGCGATCTTGAACTCCTTCAAGACACAGGGAGAAATGTACGCTTCCGTACTCGGCCTGCCGACGAAATTCCATTTTGAGAACTACGTGCAAGCGTTCAAGAAAGCGAACATGCTGGAAAGCGGCTGGAACACGGTTGTTGTAACCGTGACAGGGATTTGCGGCATCGTGCTGTGCAGCTCGCTGGCTGGTTACAAGCTTTCGCGTACACGGGGCGCATTAAGCAACGCCATCTTCATGCTGTTCGTTTCGTCGATGCTCATTCCGTTCCAAACGATTATGGTGACTTTAACGAAAATGGCCAAAAACCTCGGCTTGCAAGGTACGCCGTTCGGGCTTGGCGTCGTGTGCGCAGGTCTTGGCGTCAGCATGGCGGTGTTCCTGTATCACGGCTTCGTAAAGGGAATTCCGCGCGAGCTCGACGAGTCCGCAAAAATAGATGGCTGCGGTGAAGTCAAAACGTTTTTCAGCATCATATTGCCGCTACTGTTGCCGATTACTTTTACGATTGTTATCTTGAACCTGTTGTGGCTGTGGAACGACTTCCTGCTGCCTGTCCTGATGCTGACGGATTTCCACAAATATACACTGGTGCTGACAATCAACATGTTCTTCGGCAAATATAGCCGTGAATGGTCGCTTATTCTCGCATCGCTGATCTTGTCTTCGATTCCGATCGTGATAATTTTCGCGATCTTCCAGCGCTGGATCATCCAAGGAATTACGGAAGGCGCGGTTAAGGGCTAA
- a CDS encoding carbohydrate ABC transporter permease, with product MILFVLPAFVLYVTFLVIPMLQGSYYSFTNWDGLNKNYSFVGLQNFVEAIRDDKNFQSSILFTAKYVVFAVIFQNAVALLLALMIESRSRGKGLLRTIFFMPSMLSIIISTFMWAFVFTKVMPALSRFAALKFLDISWLGDPNISFWTILMVSVWGGIGTLMIIYMSAIQGIPQHLKEAAIIDGATPFHMLRYITLPLIAHALTICIFLTLNNSFKVYDLIYALTGGGPARATQVISMNILEEAYQQNFRYGYASAKAIILFLIILVITLIQVTVMKKREVEA from the coding sequence TTGATCCTGTTCGTCCTTCCCGCTTTTGTCCTGTACGTCACGTTTCTCGTCATTCCTATGCTGCAGGGCTCGTACTACAGCTTCACAAATTGGGACGGACTGAATAAAAACTACAGCTTTGTTGGCCTTCAGAACTTTGTCGAAGCGATCCGCGACGATAAAAACTTCCAGTCTTCGATTTTGTTTACAGCGAAATACGTGGTCTTTGCAGTTATTTTCCAAAATGCCGTCGCGCTCTTGCTGGCGCTTATGATTGAATCGCGCAGCCGCGGCAAAGGCTTGCTCCGGACGATTTTTTTCATGCCTAGCATGCTCAGTATCATTATCAGTACTTTTATGTGGGCGTTTGTCTTTACGAAAGTCATGCCGGCGTTGTCCCGGTTTGCGGCTCTGAAGTTTCTGGATATTTCCTGGCTTGGCGATCCGAACATTTCCTTCTGGACGATCCTTATGGTTTCCGTCTGGGGTGGGATCGGAACGCTGATGATTATTTATATGTCCGCGATTCAAGGCATTCCGCAGCATTTGAAAGAAGCCGCCATCATCGACGGCGCCACACCTTTTCATATGCTTCGCTACATTACGCTGCCGCTGATCGCGCACGCGCTGACAATCTGTATTTTCCTGACCCTGAACAACTCGTTTAAAGTGTACGACTTGATCTACGCTTTGACCGGAGGCGGTCCTGCACGGGCCACACAGGTGATTTCTATGAACATTTTGGAAGAGGCTTATCAGCAAAACTTCCGCTACGGCTATGCCAGCGCGAAAGCCATTATCCTGTTCCTCATCATACTTGTCATTACATTGATTCAAGTTACCGTCATGAAGAAAAGGGAGGTGGAAGCGTGA